In one Geoglobus acetivorans genomic region, the following are encoded:
- a CDS encoding protein-L-isoaspartate O-methyltransferase, with the protein MDEYSEKRKRLVERLKKEIGLSEKVARAMLEVPRHLFVPPEVRGEAYNDYPLLIGHGQTISAPHMVAIMCELLDLEEGDKVLEVGAGSGYHAAVVSRIVGENGAVISVERIPELADMARKTLEALGYTNVKVVVGDGSIGYEPEAPYDKIYVTASAPRIPAKLLMQLKNGGRMVIPVGDFIQHLYVVDRDEYGQIKTRNWGAVRFVPLVGENGFRE; encoded by the coding sequence ATGGATGAGTACTCTGAAAAGAGAAAAAGACTGGTAGAACGGCTGAAAAAAGAGATTGGTTTATCTGAAAAAGTTGCCAGAGCTATGCTTGAGGTACCGAGGCATCTTTTTGTCCCTCCTGAAGTAAGAGGCGAGGCGTACAATGATTATCCTCTCCTCATTGGGCACGGTCAGACAATAAGTGCACCCCACATGGTTGCAATAATGTGTGAGCTTCTTGACCTGGAAGAGGGTGATAAGGTCCTCGAGGTTGGAGCCGGAAGCGGATACCATGCTGCAGTGGTCTCCAGAATTGTGGGTGAGAACGGTGCTGTCATAAGCGTGGAGCGAATTCCGGAGCTTGCAGATATGGCGAGGAAAACACTGGAAGCTCTTGGCTACACCAATGTGAAGGTCGTTGTGGGGGATGGAAGCATCGGCTATGAGCCTGAGGCACCGTACGATAAAATATATGTTACTGCCTCAGCTCCAAGAATTCCAGCAAAGCTTTTGATGCAGCTGAAAAACGGTGGGAGGATGGTTATTCCTGTGGGTGATTTTATTCAGCACCTGTATGTGGTTGACAGGGATGAATATGGCCAGATTAAAACAAGAAACTGGGGGGCGGTGAGATTCGTTCCGCTTGTTGGAGAAAATGGCTTCAGAGAATAA
- a CDS encoding sodium:solute symporter family protein, which translates to MDPTVVGIAALYFIATIGIGWWSRKMLKSATDYYVAGRQIGSFVNGLALTSTYLSPASMLGLPAFVFILGYPFWWAMAAIILGMGLATFITAAPLRKYAPTSFADYYADRYGDDRLRWLIAIIAAFGAILYITLSIIGMALFLLAILKVKYIYGVIIGTVIVMLYVIWGGMIATSWNSAFQAALMTIASVIAGIALVMKFGGLEMFHQTVLQSKPTFFNSPADPKPPHPFTGTWIGLAGWFFVWHFGFAVMPYTVVRFFTAMDIRTARRSVFWAALFGGIFYIGLELIGAGAKAAIEMYHPLAQEAGNNALKVMALIQQQYGVGTPLDYSLIAAVEALGNPFVLGVLAAGGLAIAMSTAAGWAMVVNTLFTRDIFGLQLKSRYVQEKPITVARIVSAVFLLVSMLLAINPPALILDLSGLAFIALIASLGPGLILGLWWPRATKTAMWTTAIVMFFLHMFAWLYAKNVLGHHAWFFLNQVLFGDNKAAWLVTPHQVWAVPVGFLLFIIVSLLTKPTEEERVRKYCYELVEEA; encoded by the coding sequence ATGGACCCAACGGTTGTAGGTATTGCAGCTTTGTATTTCATAGCAACCATAGGCATCGGTTGGTGGAGCAGAAAGATGCTGAAGAGCGCTACAGACTATTATGTGGCAGGAAGACAGATAGGCAGCTTTGTCAATGGGCTTGCACTGACATCGACGTATCTAAGCCCGGCTTCAATGCTCGGTTTGCCTGCCTTTGTCTTCATCCTCGGTTATCCGTTCTGGTGGGCAATGGCAGCAATCATACTGGGTATGGGTCTTGCCACGTTCATAACAGCAGCACCTCTCAGAAAATACGCTCCAACAAGCTTTGCAGATTACTATGCAGACAGGTACGGAGATGACAGGCTGAGATGGCTGATTGCCATAATTGCTGCATTCGGGGCAATACTGTACATCACGCTTTCGATAATCGGAATGGCGCTTTTCCTCCTGGCAATTCTTAAAGTGAAGTACATCTACGGCGTCATCATCGGTACGGTAATCGTCATGCTGTACGTTATATGGGGAGGAATGATCGCCACATCATGGAACTCAGCATTTCAGGCAGCATTGATGACCATAGCGTCGGTCATTGCAGGAATTGCCCTCGTGATGAAGTTTGGCGGTCTCGAGATGTTTCATCAGACGGTTCTTCAGAGCAAACCAACATTTTTCAACAGTCCCGCAGATCCGAAACCACCACACCCGTTTACAGGAACATGGATCGGACTCGCAGGTTGGTTCTTCGTCTGGCACTTCGGATTTGCCGTAATGCCATACACGGTCGTGAGGTTTTTCACAGCAATGGACATCAGAACGGCAAGAAGGAGTGTCTTCTGGGCTGCACTTTTCGGAGGTATATTCTACATCGGCCTTGAACTTATCGGTGCTGGAGCAAAAGCGGCAATTGAAATGTACCATCCACTGGCTCAGGAAGCGGGCAACAATGCGCTGAAAGTAATGGCACTTATCCAGCAGCAGTACGGTGTGGGAACGCCTCTCGACTATTCACTGATAGCGGCAGTTGAAGCGCTTGGAAACCCGTTCGTTCTCGGTGTGCTTGCAGCAGGAGGTCTTGCCATTGCAATGTCAACAGCAGCAGGATGGGCGATGGTCGTCAACACTCTGTTCACAAGAGACATCTTCGGCCTGCAGCTGAAAAGCAGATACGTACAGGAGAAGCCGATCACCGTTGCAAGAATTGTTTCAGCAGTATTCCTGCTCGTGAGCATGCTGCTGGCAATCAACCCACCAGCACTGATCCTTGATCTCTCAGGACTGGCATTCATTGCGCTCATAGCATCACTCGGCCCCGGACTCATACTCGGTCTCTGGTGGCCAAGAGCAACGAAAACCGCAATGTGGACGACCGCAATAGTGATGTTCTTCCTTCACATGTTCGCATGGCTCTACGCAAAGAATGTGCTTGGACATCATGCATGGTTCTTCCTGAACCAGGTACTCTTCGGCGACAACAAGGCAGCATGGCTCGTAACACCGCATCAGGTCTGGGCAGTTCCGGTGGGATTCCTGCTGTTCATCATAGTGTCCCTCCTGACGAAGCCCACTGAAGAAGAGAGGGTGAGAAAGTACTGCTACGAGCTTGTCGAGGAAGCTTAA
- a CDS encoding 3'-5' exonuclease, whose product MREEKFVVVDVETTGLNMKKDRIISIAMIPMDGLRIQMNDVFTAYIRPENVDDLSIASAKYHGIIPKDIEDAPDFCSLSHKIEEMLQERIVVGHGITIDIEFLEKEFKNCGKHVKIERFLDIAMMERVIGEIFGERPKNEDLTLEALARKYNVEMNYRHSALADALIEAHIFQIQVMRLIKYGINTFEALNSFIQRVGLDKGSFTF is encoded by the coding sequence TTGAGAGAGGAAAAATTCGTGGTGGTTGATGTTGAAACCACAGGACTGAACATGAAAAAGGACAGAATAATCAGCATAGCGATGATTCCAATGGACGGTCTCAGAATACAGATGAACGACGTGTTTACGGCATACATAAGACCGGAAAACGTAGATGATCTGAGCATAGCCTCCGCCAAATACCACGGAATTATCCCGAAGGATATTGAGGATGCCCCAGATTTCTGCTCATTATCCCACAAAATTGAAGAGATGCTGCAGGAGAGAATAGTTGTCGGGCATGGAATCACGATTGATATAGAATTCCTGGAAAAAGAATTCAAAAACTGCGGTAAACACGTAAAAATAGAAAGATTTCTGGATATCGCCATGATGGAGAGAGTCATAGGCGAAATTTTTGGAGAAAGGCCGAAAAACGAAGACCTCACACTTGAAGCTCTCGCAAGAAAATACAACGTCGAAATGAATTACAGGCACAGCGCTCTTGCGGATGCACTAATCGAAGCACACATATTCCAGATTCAAGTTATGCGGCTTATAAAATACGGAATAAACACATTTGAAGCCCTGAATTCATTTATACAGAGAGTCGGACTGGACAAAGGAAGTTTCACATTTTGA
- a CDS encoding putative nucleotidyltransferase substrate binding domain-containing protein, giving the protein MIPPKELLKKTPPFSYLTEDEIDEIINSMEINAFEEGETIIPKNTVPGQIFYIYTGRVLIKNDHEEILSSGELFPISTIMSENDYFDADAVAIEDTVCYIFEKQLIKKVAFKNSRFKKFFEVFREKKFSELAFDKAIEEVFLKPVSVLISRPPVTCYPSYSVKDAAEVMLKNRVGSVVVTGGGKLSGIFTDTDLKRAVSQKDIDAPVSDYMTQNLITSEIEDPVFEAYVKMMENGITHLVITRNGNLEGVISIKDILSIFEPFAKIVRLYAEMRRAKDFAEMKEIFGEVKREIKVLALRGLSFKDLSRMISSIYDWTYVKVLVELSEEFSLKKSFSWINMGSSGRREQIIATDQDNAVITENGLPEDFLEDVNDALDYIGIPKCRAGYMAVKWHYTIDEWKKMFSEWFSNTTPKNLRLLTVFLDMRHMFGDKKLYDELFDHILEIKNKQTMRFLALDAVALEPPIGFFGIKDLEKGIDLKKHAIYPIVNAVRVFAIDNNIQEPNTLARISHLIDVFGESRAEELKESFEYIQNLRLKHQIKSGDNVIKYDELEKLDVAILRESLKIIKNFQKFVKSYYGVDRI; this is encoded by the coding sequence ATGATACCACCCAAAGAGCTGCTGAAGAAGACCCCTCCATTCAGCTATCTGACAGAAGACGAAATTGACGAGATCATAAATTCCATGGAAATAAACGCATTTGAAGAAGGGGAAACAATAATCCCGAAAAATACTGTTCCAGGTCAAATATTCTACATTTACACTGGCAGAGTCCTCATCAAAAATGACCATGAAGAGATCCTGTCTTCAGGAGAGCTGTTTCCAATCTCAACCATAATGTCAGAAAATGACTATTTTGACGCCGATGCTGTGGCCATAGAGGACACGGTGTGCTACATATTCGAAAAACAGCTGATTAAAAAGGTTGCTTTCAAAAATAGCAGATTTAAAAAGTTCTTTGAGGTCTTCAGAGAGAAAAAGTTCAGTGAGCTTGCATTCGATAAGGCAATAGAAGAAGTATTCCTCAAACCGGTCTCAGTCCTCATTTCCAGACCTCCGGTAACCTGCTATCCAAGTTATTCTGTAAAAGATGCAGCAGAAGTTATGCTGAAGAACAGAGTGGGGAGCGTTGTGGTTACAGGGGGAGGAAAACTGTCAGGAATATTCACAGACACTGATCTGAAGAGAGCGGTTTCTCAAAAAGACATAGATGCACCTGTTTCAGACTACATGACACAGAACCTCATAACTTCTGAGATTGAAGACCCAGTTTTTGAAGCGTACGTAAAAATGATGGAAAACGGAATCACACATCTCGTAATCACCAGAAACGGAAATCTTGAAGGGGTAATTTCAATAAAGGATATTCTGTCAATATTCGAACCATTCGCAAAAATTGTAAGGCTTTACGCCGAGATGAGAAGGGCCAAGGACTTTGCAGAAATGAAAGAGATATTCGGTGAGGTGAAAAGAGAGATCAAGGTGCTTGCGTTAAGAGGCCTTTCATTCAAGGACCTCTCCAGAATGATAAGCTCGATCTATGACTGGACGTACGTCAAGGTTCTTGTCGAGCTGTCAGAGGAATTTTCCCTGAAGAAAAGCTTTTCGTGGATAAACATGGGAAGCAGTGGAAGGAGAGAGCAGATAATCGCCACAGACCAGGATAACGCAGTTATAACCGAAAACGGTTTGCCTGAAGATTTTCTGGAGGACGTGAACGACGCCCTCGATTATATAGGAATCCCGAAATGCAGGGCAGGATACATGGCAGTTAAATGGCACTACACCATTGATGAATGGAAAAAAATGTTTTCAGAATGGTTTTCCAACACGACACCAAAAAACCTGCGACTTCTGACAGTTTTCCTGGACATGAGACACATGTTTGGTGATAAAAAACTGTACGACGAGCTTTTTGACCACATACTTGAAATCAAAAACAAACAGACAATGAGGTTTCTCGCCCTCGATGCGGTGGCTCTTGAACCACCCATAGGGTTTTTCGGAATAAAAGATCTCGAAAAAGGCATAGACCTGAAAAAACATGCGATATATCCTATTGTGAACGCCGTGAGGGTCTTTGCCATAGATAACAACATACAGGAACCGAATACTCTTGCCCGCATTTCTCACCTGATAGATGTTTTCGGAGAGAGCCGGGCAGAGGAGCTTAAAGAATCATTCGAATACATCCAGAATCTGAGGCTGAAACACCAGATTAAATCCGGAGATAACGTGATAAAATACGACGAGCTTGAGAAACTCGATGTGGCTATCCTGAGAGAGAGTCTCAAAATAATAAAGAATTTCCAGAAATTTGTAAAAAGCTATTACGGAGTTGACAGGATTTGA
- a CDS encoding proteasome-activating nucleotidase gives MVESPAGNEDVMLKLRLLEREYERLKELYKRLEDEKRYVESERIRFEREVRRLRSEIERLRSPPLLVGTVSDVLDDGRVVVKSSTGPKFLVNVSQYVDLSELKPGARVAMHQQTLAIISILPTPKDPMVYGFEVEEKPEVTYSDIGGLDRQIDEVREAVELPLLKPEVFAEIGIEPPKGVLLYGPPGTGKTLIAKAVATETNATFIRVVGSELVQKYIGEGARLVREVFDLAREKAPTILFIDEIDAIAARRTNSDTSGDREVQRTLMQLLAEMDGFDPRGDVKIIGATNRIDILDPAILRPGRFDRIIEIPLPNPEGREQIFRIHSRKMRLADDVDFSRLAEMTEGASGADIKAIVTEAGMFAIKQERARVTMADFERAVDKVLKKDNKPVSFEAKGVMFI, from the coding sequence ATGGTAGAATCTCCAGCCGGGAACGAGGATGTCATGCTCAAGTTAAGATTACTCGAGAGAGAGTATGAAAGGCTTAAAGAACTTTACAAAAGACTTGAAGATGAGAAGAGATATGTAGAATCAGAAAGAATTAGGTTCGAAAGAGAAGTTAGAAGGCTTAGAAGCGAAATTGAAAGATTAAGATCACCACCTCTCCTTGTTGGTACCGTTTCAGATGTGCTGGACGATGGACGGGTTGTCGTAAAAAGCTCTACGGGACCAAAATTCCTTGTAAATGTTTCACAGTATGTAGATCTTTCAGAACTGAAACCCGGAGCAAGGGTTGCAATGCATCAGCAAACCCTCGCAATAATAAGCATACTTCCCACCCCGAAAGACCCTATGGTCTATGGATTCGAAGTTGAAGAGAAACCCGAGGTTACATACAGCGATATCGGTGGGCTTGACAGGCAGATCGATGAAGTGAGAGAAGCTGTTGAGCTACCCCTGCTGAAGCCAGAGGTGTTCGCTGAAATCGGAATTGAACCACCGAAAGGTGTACTGCTTTACGGTCCACCTGGCACAGGAAAAACGCTCATCGCAAAGGCAGTGGCAACTGAAACAAATGCCACATTCATCAGAGTCGTCGGCAGTGAACTCGTTCAGAAATACATCGGAGAGGGTGCAAGACTTGTTAGGGAGGTCTTCGACCTCGCAAGAGAAAAGGCCCCGACAATACTCTTCATTGACGAAATAGACGCAATAGCCGCAAGAAGAACCAACAGCGATACCAGCGGTGACAGGGAAGTACAGAGGACATTAATGCAGCTTCTGGCTGAAATGGATGGCTTTGATCCAAGAGGAGATGTGAAAATCATCGGTGCAACAAACAGAATTGACATACTGGATCCAGCAATACTCAGACCTGGCAGATTTGACAGAATAATCGAGATACCGCTTCCAAACCCAGAGGGTAGAGAACAGATCTTCAGGATACACTCAAGAAAGATGAGACTCGCAGATGACGTGGACTTCAGCAGACTTGCAGAGATGACAGAAGGTGCAAGCGGTGCAGATATAAAGGCCATCGTGACAGAGGCAGGCATGTTCGCAATAAAACAGGAAAGAGCGAGAGTAACAATGGCTGACTTTGAGAGAGCAGTCGATAAGGTCCTGAAGAAGGACAACAAACCAGTAAGCTTTGAAGCAAAAGGTGTAATGTTTATCTGA
- a CDS encoding multiprotein bridging factor aMBF1 codes for MECEICGKEIRGRTFRIVVEGTELRVCASCKEYGVEDISSSSQHGTVRVVRKERSRPSRPIVFTEELVENYNEIIKRERQKRGWSQEELARKIQEKESLIRKIENAEITPEPEVVEKLERLFDVKLREKVQEVKIESQRKLVPTLGDVVVIKKKKKQG; via the coding sequence ATGGAGTGTGAGATCTGCGGGAAGGAGATTAGGGGCAGAACTTTCAGGATTGTCGTTGAGGGAACAGAATTAAGAGTGTGTGCTTCATGCAAGGAATACGGAGTTGAGGACATATCATCGTCATCACAGCACGGTACTGTGAGGGTGGTCAGGAAAGAAAGAAGCAGACCCTCAAGACCAATAGTGTTTACTGAGGAGCTTGTTGAGAACTACAACGAGATAATAAAGCGAGAAAGGCAGAAGAGGGGCTGGAGTCAGGAAGAGCTTGCCAGGAAAATTCAGGAAAAGGAATCACTAATACGGAAGATAGAGAATGCAGAAATAACCCCTGAACCGGAAGTTGTGGAGAAGCTGGAAAGGCTGTTTGATGTAAAGCTCAGAGAGAAGGTTCAGGAAGTGAAGATCGAGAGTCAGAGAAAACTCGTTCCGACACTTGGCGATGTTGTTGTCATAAAGAAAAAGAAAAAGCAGGGCTGA
- a CDS encoding MFS transporter — MKREEILVLISGLLGIFVGLGLARFAYTVILEPMRAGLELGYTEMGSIASLNFFGYVIFSPVVGILATRYGSKRVVLGSMAIIVASLYLTSLSRGFVDAGLYRFLTGAGSAGVNVGLVGLMAKWFDERSRGFALGVINSGSSWGIIFAGATIPYVVLSYGWNAGWVFLSAISLFVLLMLLPLKEVPSDFVPEVKVKSGDVYRHRPLIVLGISYVFFGASYIIFVTFYTSHIIKNGIDYEVAGHLWAIVGILSILSAITWGRISDRIGRKQAISAVYLLMGSAFLVFALASSLGLFLISTLMAGLSMLAIPPLVQAYCGDIAGKNSASAAIGFVTLFFGIGQMFGPGVAGFLADLTGDFVLPLALAGTLGIAGGIVVRKT, encoded by the coding sequence GTGAAAAGAGAGGAAATCTTGGTTCTCATTTCCGGGCTTCTCGGAATTTTTGTTGGACTCGGGCTTGCGAGATTTGCATACACGGTCATTCTTGAACCCATGAGGGCTGGACTTGAACTTGGTTATACTGAAATGGGTTCAATCGCATCCCTCAACTTTTTCGGGTACGTTATTTTTTCACCTGTTGTGGGCATTCTGGCAACCAGGTATGGTTCCAAGAGGGTGGTTCTTGGGTCTATGGCAATTATTGTCGCATCTCTGTATCTCACTTCGCTTTCGCGAGGTTTTGTGGATGCAGGGCTTTACAGGTTTCTAACCGGGGCAGGGTCTGCTGGTGTGAATGTTGGACTGGTGGGTTTAATGGCGAAATGGTTTGATGAGCGGAGCAGGGGATTCGCTCTCGGCGTAATCAATTCTGGATCAAGCTGGGGCATCATCTTTGCGGGGGCAACGATACCTTACGTTGTCCTCTCCTATGGATGGAATGCAGGATGGGTGTTTCTCTCAGCGATATCACTTTTTGTTCTGCTGATGCTGTTACCTTTGAAAGAGGTACCTTCTGACTTTGTTCCGGAAGTGAAGGTGAAAAGTGGTGATGTTTACAGGCACAGGCCACTCATAGTGCTTGGGATATCGTATGTTTTCTTTGGGGCGTCATACATAATATTCGTGACATTCTACACGTCCCACATCATCAAAAACGGAATAGATTATGAGGTCGCAGGGCATCTCTGGGCTATCGTCGGAATTCTGTCAATTTTGAGTGCCATTACCTGGGGAAGAATATCGGACAGGATTGGCAGAAAACAGGCAATTTCTGCCGTGTATCTGTTGATGGGTTCTGCGTTTCTTGTCTTTGCACTTGCTTCCAGCCTGGGGCTTTTCCTAATCTCGACCCTGATGGCAGGTCTCTCGATGCTCGCAATACCCCCACTCGTCCAGGCTTACTGTGGTGATATTGCGGGTAAAAATTCTGCTTCGGCAGCAATCGGGTTCGTAACTCTGTTTTTTGGGATTGGGCAGATGTTCGGGCCGGGTGTCGCTGGATTTCTTGCTGACTTGACAGGTGATTTTGTATTGCCCCTTGCACTTGCAGGTACACTTGGGATCGCTGGTGGCATAGTCGTGAGGAAGACGTAG
- the cysS gene encoding cysteine--tRNA ligase, with protein sequence MKLFDTMKKDLIELDLENEVRIYVCGITAYDYSHIGHARNVVIFDALRRYLEFRGHRVKIVQNFTDIDDKIISRAVNEGKKALEISNKFINEFLKDIEELNVKECIRPKVSEYIPQIIRAVEKLIEKGFAYTVRKENGYDVYFHVPAFESYGKLSGLSTQELERHRIEPDPQKKDKRDFALWKSAKEEDFRAESYFDSPWGPGRPGWHIECSIMSSDILGVPFDIHGGGMDLVFPHHENERAQSYALFDTEPVRYWIHNNFITVNGEKMSKSLGNIVKIRDVVEKYGGLALRYLLISAHYRHPLDYSEEKVIEAKKSYEYLLNSLRNADMEIAHIKTFQVGREGEEIPSLMDGFVEALENDFNTPRALAVMHELASNINSRQFSASLKSLEKAFDELYTMMDIMGLIKDYGRSPLLGEEDRAKIVEREEARRMKDFKTADMIRDEFKNRGIMLVDTKHGTRWYLA encoded by the coding sequence ATGAAACTTTTCGACACCATGAAAAAAGACCTGATCGAACTGGACCTTGAAAATGAAGTGAGAATTTATGTTTGTGGCATAACCGCCTACGACTACTCACATATCGGCCATGCGAGGAATGTCGTTATTTTTGATGCACTCAGAAGGTACCTGGAATTCAGGGGACACAGAGTAAAAATCGTCCAGAATTTTACAGATATTGACGACAAAATCATCAGCAGAGCGGTTAATGAGGGGAAAAAAGCCTTAGAGATCTCAAACAAATTCATTAATGAGTTCCTGAAGGACATAGAAGAGCTTAATGTGAAGGAATGCATAAGACCAAAGGTGTCGGAGTATATCCCCCAAATAATCAGGGCAGTAGAAAAGCTCATCGAAAAAGGTTTCGCATACACTGTCAGAAAAGAGAACGGTTACGACGTTTATTTCCACGTACCGGCGTTCGAGAGCTACGGAAAGCTGTCAGGATTAAGCACTCAGGAGCTTGAAAGACACAGAATCGAGCCTGATCCGCAAAAAAAAGATAAAAGAGACTTCGCTCTGTGGAAGTCAGCAAAAGAAGAGGATTTCAGGGCAGAATCTTATTTCGACTCTCCCTGGGGGCCTGGAAGACCGGGGTGGCACATAGAGTGCAGCATCATGTCCTCAGATATTCTCGGAGTTCCGTTTGACATACATGGTGGGGGCATGGATCTTGTCTTTCCACATCATGAGAATGAGAGAGCCCAGAGCTACGCTCTTTTCGACACCGAGCCTGTCAGATACTGGATCCACAACAATTTCATAACAGTCAATGGGGAAAAGATGAGCAAGAGTCTGGGGAACATAGTGAAAATACGCGATGTTGTGGAGAAATATGGAGGTTTAGCTCTCAGATACCTCCTCATTTCAGCCCATTACAGACATCCTCTCGACTACTCTGAAGAAAAGGTGATTGAAGCAAAGAAATCTTACGAATATTTGCTGAATTCTCTCCGGAATGCAGATATGGAGATTGCACACATAAAGACATTCCAGGTGGGCAGAGAAGGCGAAGAAATACCCTCTCTAATGGATGGTTTCGTGGAGGCGCTGGAAAACGATTTCAACACGCCGAGAGCTTTGGCAGTAATGCATGAACTCGCCTCCAACATAAACAGCAGACAGTTCTCTGCAAGCCTCAAGAGCCTGGAAAAAGCGTTCGATGAGCTTTACACAATGATGGATATAATGGGCCTCATCAAAGATTACGGCCGATCACCGCTACTGGGCGAGGAAGACAGGGCGAAGATAGTTGAAAGAGAAGAGGCAAGAAGAATGAAGGACTTCAAAACGGCAGACATGATACGGGATGAGTTCAAAAATAGAGGAATAATGCTCGTAGACACCAAGCACGGGACAAGATGGTACCTTGCTTAG
- a CDS encoding VIT1/CCC1 transporter family protein has product MIVRRVIEKLLGKDRAARFRIYTKVTDLSSISRRYFVIGFFDGVLTIMGLVLGAHLSGEANATVIFSAGIATSLALGISSGWGAYEAERVEQTLSALEKRRALLKMDGEQCLIDDAHDFAMKVSSFVHAIAPIPAGVLPLSPYLFLEEDMAFLVSLLTGFTLLFIVGVSMGRVSRSNLIKSGVRMVLAGVATLLIVTLLSPAHF; this is encoded by the coding sequence ATGATTGTGCGCAGAGTCATAGAGAAATTGCTCGGTAAAGATAGGGCGGCCAGGTTCAGGATATACACCAAGGTAACCGACCTTTCATCGATTTCGAGAAGGTATTTCGTAATAGGTTTTTTCGACGGTGTTCTTACAATTATGGGTCTGGTACTTGGAGCGCATCTGAGCGGGGAGGCAAATGCCACCGTAATCTTCTCGGCCGGAATTGCAACCTCTCTCGCTCTGGGCATATCGAGCGGGTGGGGCGCTTATGAAGCAGAGAGGGTGGAGCAGACTTTATCTGCGCTGGAAAAGCGGAGAGCTTTGCTCAAGATGGATGGCGAGCAATGCCTGATTGATGATGCGCATGATTTTGCAATGAAGGTGAGCAGCTTCGTCCATGCCATTGCACCGATTCCTGCCGGAGTGCTTCCTCTCAGTCCTTACCTCTTTCTTGAAGAGGATATGGCGTTTCTGGTATCACTTCTTACAGGATTCACGCTGCTTTTTATTGTGGGCGTTTCCATGGGACGTGTATCCAGGTCGAATCTGATCAAATCCGGGGTCAGAATGGTGCTTGCGGGAGTGGCAACGCTGTTGATTGTCACTCTGCTGAGTCCGGCACACTTCTGA